The genomic interval CAACGGCGGCGACGTCGACTCCTTCATCCGCAAGGTGAAGAACAAGGAGGACGGCGTCCGCCTGATGGGCTTCGGCCACCGGGTGTACAAGTCCTTCGACCCGCGCGCGAAGATCATCAAGGCTGCCGCGCACGACGTCCTCTCGGCGCTCGGCAAGTCCGACGAGCTGCTGGACATCGCGCTCAAGCTGGAGGAGCACGCGCTCTCCGACGACTACTTCGTCTCGCGCAACCTCTACCCGAACGTGGACTTCTACACCGGTCTGATCTACCGGGCGATGGGCTTCCCCACCGAGATGTTCACCGTGCTCTTCGCGCTCGGCCGGCTCCCCGGCTGGATCGCCCAGTGGCACGAGATGATCAAGGAGCCGGGTTCCCGCATCGGCCGCCCGCGCCAGATCTACACCGGCGTCGTCGAGCGCGACCTCCCGCTCACCCGCGACTGAGCCGTGCCCACGGGCGGCCGGGCCGCCCGTAGCGCAGAGAAAACAGCGCAGAGAAAAGCGCCCCGCTGCCGATCCCCCACGGGTCGGAGCGGGGCGCTTTCCTTACCCCGGTACGGATTCCCCCCACGGGATCCGGCCGGGAGCCGCGGTGCCGCGGTGCCGACGCGATCTGCCGGGACGCGTACGTACGGGAGGGCCGCTCAAAGCTCCCCGGGTACGTGCCCCGGCCACGCGTGGCCGGTACCGTCCCCCAAGACGATCCAGCACTGCCCGGTTAGACCCCCGACCCCCCTCAATGGTTACCTCCCAAAGGCTGTGATCTAGGTCTCCTGCCATAAGGGACGTACGAGGGCAAGGGGTGAATGTGTGGGTGTTGTGTCTCTTTTGTGGGCTACGTGAAGGTTCGTAGCCGCAGGCTGTTGGACACCACGAACACCGACGAGAAGGCCATCGCCGCTCCCGCGATCATGGGGTTGAGCAGGCCCGCCGCCGCAAGGGGCAATGCGGCCACGTTGTAGCCGAAGGCCCAGAAGAGGTTGCCCTTGATGGTGGTGAGCGTCCGGCGCGCCAGCCGGATGGCGTCGGCGGCCACCCGCAGGTCGCCGCGGACGAGCGTGAGGTCACCCGCCTCGATGGCCGCGTCCGTGCCCGTGCCCATGGCCAGTCCCAGATCGGCCGTGGCCAGGGCGGCCGCGTCGTTGACGCCGTCGCCGACCATCGCGACCGTACGGCCCTCGGCCCGCAGCCGCTCGACCACCGCCACCTTGTCCTGCGGCAGCACCTCGGCGATCACCTCGCCGATCCCCACCTCGCGGGCCACCGACTCGGCCACGGCACGGTTGTCGCCGGTGAGCAGCACCGGCCGGAGCCCCAGGGCGCGCAGCTCCGCCACGGCCCGTGCGCTGGAGTCCTTGACGGTGTCCGCGACCGAGAGGGCACCGCGTGCCTCCTTGTCCCAGGCCACCGCCACCGCCGTGCGCCCCTCGGCCCGCGCGGCGGCCAGCGCCTCCGCCAGGGAGTCCGGCAGCTCGACGCCCGCCCCGGCCAGCAGCGCCTCCCGGCCCACCAGGACCTCACGCCCCTCGACGAGACCCCGCACGCCCAGCCCGGCGACGTTCCCGAAGTGCCCGACGGCCGGCAGCGCGCCGGTCCGCTCCTCGGCGCCGGCCGCCACGGCCCGCGCCACCGGGTGCTCGGAGGCGTGCTCCACCGCCCCCGCGAACCGCAGCAGGTCGCGCTCCGCCACGCCGGGCGCGGTGACCACGTCCCGCAGTGCCATCCGGCCGGTCGTCACGGTGCCGGTCTTGTCCAGGACGACGGTGTCCACCCGCCGGGTGGACTCCAGGACCTCGGGCCCCTTGATGAGGATGCCGAGCTGCGCGCCCCGGCCCGTGCCGACCATCAGCGCCGTCGGGGTGGCGAGGCCCAGGGCGCACGGGCAGGCGATGATCAGCACGGCCACGGCGGCCGTGAACGCGGCCGTCACGTCGCCCGTGGCCAGCAGCCAGCCGGCCAGCGTGCCGAGGGCGATCACCAGCACCACGGGCACGAACACGGCGGAGATCCGGTCGGCGAGCCGCTGGACCTCGGCCTTGCCGTTCTGCGCGGCCTCCACCAGCCGGGCCATCCGGGCGAGCTGGGTGTCCGCGCCCACCCGGGTGGCCTCGACCACCAGCCGGCCCGCGGCGTTCACCGTCGCGCCGGCCACGGCGTCGCCCACGGCGACCTCCACCGGAGCCGACTCGCCGGTCAGCATCGAGGCGTCGACCGCCGAGGAGCCCTCGGTGACCACGCCGTCCGTGGCGATCTTCTCCCCGGGGCGCACGACGAAGCGGTCGCCGACGGCCAGCCGGGAGACCGGCACCCGCTCCTCGCGCCCGCCGCGCAGCACGGTCACGTCCTTCGCGCCCAGCTCCAGCAGCGCCCGCAGTGCGGCCCCCGCCTTCCGCTTGGACCGTGCCTCCAGCCAGCGCCCGGCCAGGATGAACGTCGTCACCCCGGCCGCGGCCTCCAGGTAGATGGCCGACGAGCCGTCCGTGCGCGAGACGGTGAACTCGAAGGAGTGCCGCATGTGCGGCATCCCCGCCGTCCCGAGGAACAGCGCCCACAGCGACCAGCCGAGGGCCGCGAGGGTGCCTATGGAGACCAGCGTGTCCATCGTGGCGGCGCCGTGCCGGGCATTGGTCCACGCCGCCCGGTGGAAGGGCAGCGCCCCCCAGACCACGACGGGGGCGGCCAGGGTCAGCGACAGCCACTGCCAGTTGTCGAACTGGAGCGCGGGGACCATCGACATCAGCACCACGGGCACCGACAGGACCAGCGACACCAGGAGCCGCTGCCGCAGCCCCCGGGCCTCGCCGTCACCCGGCCCGCGCCCGGCCTCCCGGCCGGACCCGGGGTCGGGCTCCGGGGGCCGGGGCACCTCGGCGGTGTACCCCGTCCGCTCCACGGTCGCGATGAGGTCGGCGACCTCCACCCCCTCGCCGAAGGCGATCCGCGCCTTCTCCGTGGCGAAGTTGACGGTGGCTTCGACGCCGTCCATCCGGTTGAGCTTCTTCTCGACGCGGGCGGCGCACGAGGCGCAGGTCATGCCGCCGACGGCGAGCTCGACCTCGGCCCGGTGCGGGGCCGTCCGGTGGGGAGCCGTGCTGTTCATGGCGTGTTCCCGGGGGGTGGGGGTGGGGGAGGGCCGGCTGTCCGTCAGGCGCGGCCGACGAGTTCGTAGCCCGCCTCGTCGACGGCGGCGCGCACGGCCTCGTCGTCCAGCGGGGCCGCGGTGGTGACGGTGACCTCGCCGGTGGTGGCGACGGCCTTCACGGCGGTGACGCCGTCGAGCGCGGAGAGCTCTTCGGTGACGGCCGACTCGCAGTGGCCGCACGTCATGCCGGTGACCTTGTAGACGGTGGTGGTGGCGCTCATGGGGGGTCTCCTCGACTGGTCTCGGGACTTGTGCACGTCGTACAACAGTGAGAACACCTTACCCCCAGGGGGTATTCCCGCGGGAGGTTTCCCCGATACCCGCGGGGACTGCCCGGGAACGGGGGAACCCCTGCGGGCCGAGGGCCCGCAGGGGTTCGTCGTCCGTCCGCGGCCGTGCCACGGACAGGGGTCAGCGGTGGCTGGGGAAGCCCAGGTCGACCGAGCTCTCCGCCGGGTCGGGCCAGCGGGTCGTGACGACCTTGCCCCGGGTGTAGAAGTGGACGCCGTCGTTCCCGTAGATGTGGTGGGCGCCGAAGAGGGAGTCCTTCCAGCCGCCGAAGGAGTGGTAGCCCACCGGCACCGGGATGGGGACGTTGACGCCCACCATGCCCGCCTCGACCTCCAGCTGGAAGCGGCGGGCCGCGCCGCCGTCGCGGGTGAAGATCGCGGTGCCGTTGCCCCACGGCGAGCCGTTGATCAGGGCCAGGCCCTCCTCGTAGGTCTCCGCGCGCAGCACGCACAGCACCGGGCCGAAGATCTCGTCGCGGTAGGCGTCCGCGTCGGTGGGCACCTTGTCCAGCAGGGACAGACCGATCCAGTGGCCACCCTCGTAGCCCTCGACCGTGTGGCCGGTGCCGTCGAGGACGACCTCCGCGCCCTGGGCGGCGGCGCCCGCCACATAGGACGCGACCTTGTCGCGGTGCGCCTTGGTGATCAGGGGGCCCATCTCGGACGCGGGGTCGTCGCCCGGCCCGATCCGGATCTTCCCGGCGCGGTCCCGGATCTTCGCGACCAGCTCGTCCCCGGTGTCGCCCACCGCGACGACCGCCGAGACCGCCATGCAGCGCTCGCCGGCCGAGCCGTACGCCGCCGAGACGGCCGCGTCCGCCGCGGCGTCGAGGTCGGCGTCGGGCAGCACCAGCATGTGGTTCTTGGCGCCGCCCAGGGCCTGGACCCGCTTCCCGTTCGCGGTGCCGGTGGTGAAGATGTGACGGGCGATCGGGGTGGAGCCGACGAAGCTCACCGCCGCGACGTCCGGGTGCTCCAGCAGGCGGTCGACGGCCGTCCGGTCGCCGTTGACGATGTTGAGCACCCCGTCCGGCAGGCCCGCCTCGGCGGCCAGCTCGGCGAGCCGGAACGCGGCCGACGGGTCCTTCTCGCTCGGCTTCAGCACGAAGGTGTTGCCGCAGGCGACGGCCAGCGGGAACATCCACATCGGCACCATGGCCGGGAAGTTGAAGGGTGTGATGCCCGCGACCACCCCGAGCGGCTGCCGGATCGCGGCCACGTCCACGCCGCCCGACACCTGGGTGGACAGCTCGCCCTTGAGCTGGGTGGTGATCCCGCAGGCCAGCTCGACGATCTCCAGACCGCGGGCGACCTCGCCGAGGGCGTCGGCGTGCACCTTGCCGTGCTCGGCGGTGATCAGACGGGCCAGCTCGTCGCGGTGGGCGTCGAGCAGGGCGCGGTAGCGGAACAGCACGGCCGTGCGGGCCGCCAGCGAGGAGCCGCCCCAGGTCGCGAACGCGGCCTTGGCCGCGGCGACGGCGGCGTCCACCTCGTCGGCCGAGGCGAACGCGACACGGGTGGTCTCCACCCCCGTCGCCGGGTCGGTCACCGGCCCGTACGTCCCGGAGGCGCCCTCGACGGCCTTGCCGCCGATCCAGTGGTTGACGGTCTTCATGCTGCGGCCTCTCTCACATCAAAGGTACCGGCGGCGGGCCGACGCGCGGCGCTCGTACTCCTCCCGGGCCCGCAGGGCGGCCGGGCGGGTCGCGGCCTGGGCGACAGGCACATCCCACCACGCCTGGGCGGGGGGCGCGCCCGGCACTGTGTCGGCTGTTCCGGTCTCCACATAGACACATGTGGGGCGCTCGGCGGCGCGTGCCTCGGCCAGCGCCTCCCGCAGCGCGCCGACCGTGCGCGGCCGGAGCACGGCCATCCCCAGGGACGCGGCGTTGGCCCCCAGGTCGACCGGCAGCGGCCCGCCCGTGTACGTCCCGTCGGCCGCCCGGAACCGGTAGGCCGTGCCGAAGCGCTCGGCGCCCACCTGCTCCGAGAGGCCGCCGATGGAGGCGTAGCCG from Streptomyces albireticuli carries:
- a CDS encoding heavy metal translocating P-type ATPase, which codes for MNSTAPHRTAPHRAEVELAVGGMTCASCAARVEKKLNRMDGVEATVNFATEKARIAFGEGVEVADLIATVERTGYTAEVPRPPEPDPGSGREAGRGPGDGEARGLRQRLLVSLVLSVPVVLMSMVPALQFDNWQWLSLTLAAPVVVWGALPFHRAAWTNARHGAATMDTLVSIGTLAALGWSLWALFLGTAGMPHMRHSFEFTVSRTDGSSAIYLEAAAGVTTFILAGRWLEARSKRKAGAALRALLELGAKDVTVLRGGREERVPVSRLAVGDRFVVRPGEKIATDGVVTEGSSAVDASMLTGESAPVEVAVGDAVAGATVNAAGRLVVEATRVGADTQLARMARLVEAAQNGKAEVQRLADRISAVFVPVVLVIALGTLAGWLLATGDVTAAFTAAVAVLIIACPCALGLATPTALMVGTGRGAQLGILIKGPEVLESTRRVDTVVLDKTGTVTTGRMALRDVVTAPGVAERDLLRFAGAVEHASEHPVARAVAAGAEERTGALPAVGHFGNVAGLGVRGLVEGREVLVGREALLAGAGVELPDSLAEALAAARAEGRTAVAVAWDKEARGALSVADTVKDSSARAVAELRALGLRPVLLTGDNRAVAESVAREVGIGEVIAEVLPQDKVAVVERLRAEGRTVAMVGDGVNDAAALATADLGLAMGTGTDAAIEAGDLTLVRGDLRVAADAIRLARRTLTTIKGNLFWAFGYNVAALPLAAAGLLNPMIAGAAMAFSSVFVVSNSLRLRTFT
- a CDS encoding heavy-metal-associated domain-containing protein: MSATTTVYKVTGMTCGHCESAVTEELSALDGVTAVKAVATTGEVTVTTAAPLDDEAVRAAVDEAGYELVGRA
- a CDS encoding CoA-acylating methylmalonate-semialdehyde dehydrogenase — encoded protein: MKTVNHWIGGKAVEGASGTYGPVTDPATGVETTRVAFASADEVDAAVAAAKAAFATWGGSSLAARTAVLFRYRALLDAHRDELARLITAEHGKVHADALGEVARGLEIVELACGITTQLKGELSTQVSGGVDVAAIRQPLGVVAGITPFNFPAMVPMWMFPLAVACGNTFVLKPSEKDPSAAFRLAELAAEAGLPDGVLNIVNGDRTAVDRLLEHPDVAAVSFVGSTPIARHIFTTGTANGKRVQALGGAKNHMLVLPDADLDAAADAAVSAAYGSAGERCMAVSAVVAVGDTGDELVAKIRDRAGKIRIGPGDDPASEMGPLITKAHRDKVASYVAGAAAQGAEVVLDGTGHTVEGYEGGHWIGLSLLDKVPTDADAYRDEIFGPVLCVLRAETYEEGLALINGSPWGNGTAIFTRDGGAARRFQLEVEAGMVGVNVPIPVPVGYHSFGGWKDSLFGAHHIYGNDGVHFYTRGKVVTTRWPDPAESSVDLGFPSHR